One stretch of Oceanipulchritudo coccoides DNA includes these proteins:
- a CDS encoding ABC transporter permease — protein MEAILRDIKFGFRQLVRNPGFTIVSAVALGLGIASVTTQLSVTNGILLEGLPFPEPEKIAHVERINVERENFNAEPTILEFIEWRDNQKAFEGLAGFYIGTANFTFGNLVERYNGAFISANTFEMLRAKAALGRTLVPSDDFPGAPHVTVLSHKVWKNDLGEDPDIIGKPAVLNGRPTTIVGVMPEGFGFPINEDLWVPLFKQQDPSALSWGDPMMTLEVFGRLLPGVNFDQANASMSVLAGMLEEKYPDTNEGFRAMEVKPFIDEFLGDQTVTMTGVMLLITVLILVIACANVANLLLARSMRRQREIAIRSALGASRHRIISQFLTESILLAILGAILGITYSVWNLGRIREASVEFNTPSWMEFSLDWKVFVAALFVTIATGIISGIVPALRASGVNENEVLKDSNRTGTSLNMGKFSRALVVLQISVAAIILTLVVLFVQSMNNALSIPYEYNPDEVLTARIGLFEELYPEDLDRANFIEALITNLQNRPEVDYAATTDRYQFLWSNGVRYSKGIPGEDTENLKIALIQRVSPDFFDSVQLPIYSGRNFYPEDFTATVPRYAIVNRAFAEREWSHTNPIGQRFKAEISQQENEEEGSWLEIVGVSGSMQESGLFNEDDDGAAFFVPQTQSDFSQFITILLRGSGDPQKLASILREEIASLDSNLPVYEVGTPREVNNRATAQFQFFGSIFTGFGVLATILAGVGIYGVISFSVNQRIMEFGIRQALGATRTGVFKLVYAHAFKQLLFGFIIAVILLSPVILSPGIKESMNLFFYEIDPDSVLPYALSFGFVTLVAVLSAAPPAFRAARIEPAQALRYE, from the coding sequence ATGGAAGCAATTCTCAGGGATATCAAATTCGGATTCCGCCAGCTTGTGCGGAACCCCGGATTCACGATAGTTTCCGCGGTGGCCCTGGGCCTCGGGATTGCTTCCGTGACGACCCAGCTCTCCGTGACCAACGGAATCCTGCTCGAGGGACTACCGTTTCCTGAACCGGAAAAAATTGCCCATGTTGAGCGGATCAATGTCGAGCGTGAAAACTTCAACGCGGAACCGACAATTCTCGAGTTTATCGAATGGAGGGACAACCAGAAGGCCTTCGAGGGACTCGCCGGATTTTATATCGGCACGGCCAATTTCACCTTTGGTAACCTTGTTGAGCGATACAACGGCGCTTTCATCTCTGCCAATACCTTTGAAATGCTCAGGGCAAAGGCTGCCCTTGGGAGAACCTTGGTTCCTTCGGATGACTTCCCCGGAGCACCGCACGTCACGGTGCTCTCGCACAAGGTCTGGAAAAACGACCTCGGCGAGGATCCGGATATCATCGGAAAACCAGCTGTCCTGAATGGAAGGCCAACAACGATTGTCGGGGTCATGCCTGAAGGATTTGGGTTCCCGATTAATGAGGACCTCTGGGTTCCCCTCTTCAAGCAGCAGGACCCGTCAGCTCTTTCATGGGGAGACCCGATGATGACACTTGAAGTGTTCGGTCGCCTTCTTCCCGGTGTGAACTTTGATCAGGCAAATGCCTCAATGAGTGTGCTGGCCGGCATGCTCGAAGAGAAGTACCCCGACACGAATGAGGGCTTCCGGGCAATGGAGGTAAAGCCGTTCATTGACGAATTCCTCGGTGACCAGACCGTGACCATGACCGGCGTCATGCTGCTGATCACAGTCCTCATCCTTGTCATCGCCTGTGCCAATGTGGCAAATCTTCTTCTGGCGCGATCGATGCGCAGGCAACGGGAAATCGCCATCCGTTCCGCCCTCGGAGCCAGCCGCCACCGTATCATATCACAGTTCCTGACAGAGAGTATCCTCCTCGCCATCCTTGGGGCGATTCTCGGAATCACCTATTCCGTCTGGAACCTCGGAAGAATACGCGAAGCCAGCGTTGAGTTCAACACGCCCTCATGGATGGAGTTCTCCCTTGACTGGAAAGTTTTTGTGGCAGCCCTGTTCGTGACAATCGCCACGGGAATCATCTCCGGTATTGTCCCCGCCCTCAGGGCATCAGGAGTCAATGAGAATGAAGTCCTGAAAGACAGCAACCGCACCGGCACCTCCCTGAATATGGGGAAATTCAGCCGTGCCCTTGTTGTTCTCCAGATCAGCGTGGCCGCGATAATCCTGACCCTGGTTGTTCTCTTCGTGCAAAGTATGAACAACGCCTTGTCGATTCCCTACGAATACAATCCAGACGAAGTATTGACAGCTCGCATCGGCCTTTTCGAGGAGCTCTACCCGGAAGACCTGGATCGTGCAAATTTCATAGAGGCCCTTATCACAAACCTTCAAAACCGTCCGGAAGTTGATTACGCGGCAACGACAGATCGCTACCAATTCCTGTGGTCAAACGGAGTGAGGTATAGCAAGGGAATTCCGGGGGAGGATACTGAGAACTTGAAGATCGCCCTAATCCAGCGGGTCTCGCCTGATTTCTTCGATTCTGTACAACTTCCCATTTATTCTGGCCGGAACTTTTATCCAGAGGACTTCACAGCCACTGTCCCACGCTATGCAATCGTCAACAGGGCCTTTGCAGAACGGGAGTGGAGCCACACCAATCCCATTGGCCAGAGATTCAAGGCGGAGATCTCCCAGCAGGAAAATGAAGAGGAAGGTTCCTGGCTCGAAATTGTCGGGGTCTCCGGATCCATGCAGGAAAGCGGGCTTTTCAACGAGGACGATGACGGTGCCGCCTTTTTTGTTCCGCAAACGCAAAGCGATTTCTCGCAATTCATTACAATCCTTTTGCGCGGTTCAGGAGATCCCCAAAAACTGGCCAGCATTCTCCGCGAGGAAATCGCCTCCCTGGACAGCAATCTCCCCGTCTACGAAGTGGGAACACCGCGCGAAGTGAACAATCGAGCAACCGCCCAATTCCAGTTTTTCGGCTCTATCTTCACCGGATTCGGTGTACTGGCCACCATCCTTGCCGGAGTTGGCATTTATGGCGTCATCTCCTTTTCGGTAAATCAACGGATCATGGAGTTTGGAATCCGTCAGGCATTGGGAGCAACCCGGACTGGGGTATTCAAGCTTGTCTATGCCCACGCCTTCAAACAGCTCCTCTTCGGGTTCATTATCGCGGTCATTCTGCTCTCCCCGGTTATTCTTTCACCGGGCATCAAGGAATCCATGAATTTGTTTTTCTATGAGATAGATCCCGATTCCGTCCTGCCCTACGCGCTTTCCTTCGGGTTTGTGACCCTTGTCGCCGTTCTTTCGGCGGCCCCGCCCGCCTTCCGGGCGGCCAGAATTGAACCGGCTCAAGCTTTGCGATATGAATAG
- a CDS encoding TolC family protein, whose product MNFSLRQLRQASLFIIPLLGVNLLNAESSPETFELDLRQAIKAALENNFAFRAAAINPEIASLSITQSESFFDTELFASGQVSQSEQDTTFEETTGTSSDNRSWEVGARKRFSYGTTVTARTNLDRRNTDAVVNFSNLSQSADLSLSIRQPLLNGFGKDVNTAGIQSAIAGYSAASESVREALFELLAETERAYWAVARLQEQLALNESSLKVAETLLKEAQERERVGVATRIDVLQAEASRAQRREEIIETRRILGDAIDQLFIYMGTFAPGMLELESSLKVSGLPEGIDTYTDFAEVWNLAKAQDPLLAQQEAVIDQREWQRRAAKNETRPNLDLVLSGAYTGLDSEDAGNAFDSALDRDGHVWIVGFEFSMPWQMRGAKATLRSAEKELEQENIRLNELQQSLFRQVRSAWRNLDSVSQSLEAAKLTVSLQEATFEREMSKYEEGISVFRDVLEVQRDLDQARIRLLDSKFNRLSSEISIARLSGLILERHELNPELILPDPR is encoded by the coding sequence ATGAATTTTTCACTTCGCCAACTACGACAAGCCAGCCTTTTCATTATCCCGCTACTGGGGGTCAATTTACTCAATGCAGAATCGAGCCCGGAAACCTTCGAGCTGGACCTGCGTCAGGCAATCAAGGCTGCGCTTGAAAACAACTTTGCCTTCCGCGCGGCCGCTATTAATCCCGAAATTGCCTCCCTCTCGATCACGCAGAGCGAATCATTTTTTGACACGGAACTATTTGCCAGCGGACAGGTCTCCCAGTCCGAGCAGGATACGACTTTCGAGGAAACTACTGGCACCTCATCCGACAACCGCTCATGGGAAGTTGGGGCGAGAAAGCGCTTCAGCTATGGCACAACAGTGACTGCCCGGACCAATCTGGACCGCAGGAACACAGACGCGGTGGTCAATTTCAGCAACCTGAGCCAGTCTGCCGACTTGTCCCTGTCAATCCGCCAACCCCTGCTCAATGGATTTGGAAAGGACGTCAACACGGCTGGCATCCAAAGCGCCATCGCCGGATACTCCGCAGCATCTGAATCCGTCCGGGAAGCTCTCTTCGAACTCCTTGCGGAAACCGAGCGGGCCTACTGGGCCGTCGCCAGGCTTCAGGAGCAACTCGCCCTCAATGAATCCTCCCTGAAAGTTGCGGAAACACTCCTGAAGGAAGCCCAGGAACGCGAGCGTGTCGGTGTGGCAACCCGCATCGATGTCCTGCAGGCGGAAGCTTCCCGGGCCCAACGCCGGGAAGAGATCATTGAAACAAGGCGGATCCTCGGCGATGCGATCGACCAGTTGTTTATTTACATGGGCACTTTTGCACCCGGCATGCTGGAGCTGGAATCCTCCCTGAAAGTCTCGGGGTTGCCCGAAGGCATTGATACCTATACGGATTTTGCCGAGGTCTGGAATTTAGCCAAGGCGCAGGATCCCCTTCTTGCACAACAGGAAGCAGTCATTGACCAACGGGAATGGCAGCGGCGCGCCGCAAAAAATGAGACTCGCCCCAATCTGGACCTGGTTTTGTCCGGTGCCTATACCGGACTCGACAGTGAGGACGCGGGCAATGCGTTTGACAGCGCCTTGGACCGGGACGGCCATGTCTGGATTGTCGGGTTCGAGTTTTCCATGCCGTGGCAGATGCGAGGGGCCAAGGCCACCTTGCGGAGCGCCGAGAAAGAGCTTGAGCAGGAGAACATCCGGTTGAACGAACTTCAACAATCCCTCTTTCGCCAAGTGCGGTCGGCTTGGAGAAACCTCGACTCGGTCAGCCAGAGCCTTGAGGCAGCCAAACTGACGGTCAGCCTCCAGGAAGCGACCTTTGAACGGGAAATGAGCAAGTACGAAGAAGGCATATCCGTTTTCCGCGATGTGCTGGAAGTGCAGCGGGATCTTGATCAGGCTCGGATTCGTCTCCTCGACTCCAAGTTCAACCGCCTCTCATCGGAAATTTCCATCGCAAGACTGTCCGGTCTTATTCTTGAACGCCATGAATTAAATCCGGAACTCATCCTCCCCGACCCAAGATAA
- a CDS encoding efflux RND transporter periplasmic adaptor subunit has product MKNKKSSRKKWIFIAIFVLIAAIVSVAGLKGGDDRMEVTIKSVKRGDITSIVTATGKIQPEVEVVISSEVPGEIIELPVKDGDPVEKGELLVRVNPDTLEAQVKQQEASLASTKAGAAQRRAEMLQAQLDLNRIEGLFKKEFSTQDDLEQARTRLEVAKAAHESSLFQIKRQEMQLKEANDQLAKASIYSPITGTVVSLASELGDRVVGTGQFAGTEIMRVANLNNMEVQVDVSEADIVNVAIDDKATIEVDALPKEPLEGIVTEIANSAESTGQRSQEQLTTFAVRIKLTEPAARLRPGMTATADIETDTVEDVVKAPLGSVVVRPKREVEKGQKGDKEDNDDTDESSEEDDGKKDDKDDRVRVVFLAKDGKAILTKVETGIADRDFIELKSGVEEGDRIITGSYRALTRDLKDESEIKEKKIKKKEDK; this is encoded by the coding sequence ATGAAAAACAAAAAATCATCCCGCAAAAAGTGGATCTTTATCGCGATCTTTGTCCTGATCGCGGCCATCGTTTCGGTTGCCGGACTCAAGGGCGGCGATGACCGCATGGAAGTGACCATCAAGTCGGTCAAGCGCGGCGACATTACCTCCATTGTCACTGCGACCGGCAAGATACAGCCGGAAGTGGAAGTTGTCATCTCCTCGGAAGTTCCGGGTGAGATCATTGAACTCCCGGTCAAGGACGGGGATCCCGTCGAGAAAGGGGAACTGCTGGTCCGCGTTAACCCGGATACGCTTGAAGCACAGGTCAAGCAGCAGGAGGCCTCACTCGCCTCCACCAAAGCCGGAGCGGCACAGCGCCGGGCCGAGATGCTTCAGGCACAATTGGACCTGAACCGGATTGAAGGCCTCTTTAAAAAGGAATTCTCCACACAGGACGATCTCGAGCAGGCGCGGACCCGCCTTGAGGTCGCCAAAGCGGCTCATGAATCTTCGCTCTTCCAAATAAAGCGACAGGAAATGCAGCTCAAGGAAGCCAATGACCAGCTCGCCAAGGCCAGTATTTATTCTCCCATTACAGGCACCGTTGTCAGCCTCGCTTCCGAGCTCGGGGACCGCGTTGTGGGGACAGGACAATTTGCCGGGACAGAAATCATGCGTGTTGCAAACCTGAACAATATGGAGGTCCAGGTTGACGTGAGTGAAGCGGACATTGTCAACGTGGCGATTGATGACAAGGCAACCATTGAGGTGGATGCCCTCCCAAAGGAACCTCTTGAAGGAATTGTCACCGAGATCGCCAATTCAGCTGAAAGCACCGGTCAACGAAGCCAGGAACAGCTCACGACCTTTGCTGTACGCATCAAGTTGACCGAGCCCGCCGCACGCTTGCGTCCTGGCATGACAGCCACTGCGGATATTGAGACCGATACGGTCGAGGATGTCGTAAAGGCTCCCCTCGGAAGTGTTGTTGTCCGGCCAAAACGCGAAGTGGAAAAAGGTCAGAAGGGGGACAAGGAAGATAACGACGACACGGACGAGTCATCCGAAGAGGATGACGGGAAAAAAGATGATAAGGATGACCGTGTCCGGGTCGTGTTCCTCGCGAAGGACGGCAAGGCCATCCTGACCAAGGTGGAGACAGGCATTGCTGACCGTGATTTCATTGAGCTCAAGTCGGGTGTTGAGGAAGGCGACCGGATTATCACCGGCAGCTACCGTGCATTGACCCGCGACCTGAAGGATGAAAGCGAGATCAAGGAAAAGAAGATCAAGAAGAAGGAAGACAAGTAA
- a CDS encoding TolC family protein gives MNRYNISIITAFLATAPLLSAETLQLTMEEAIAQALERNFAIRVERFEPAIARQQSRAASGIFDPVIESEYFYQEESLAGFDASDESASARFGVGSLLPWGMEWEAAIEASDRSTPFDPFTGTVSDSVSSFAGITVTQPILRNFGLDGTYSTLRIAREAANGSWEGFRARVMDTVESTISAYQTMYFAQQNLRIAERNRDLALQLLEDNRRRVETGVMAPLDIVQAESEAALREVSVISSEAFLQQAENALKGLVWDNPATILELDLEIAPPKEPDFFKPELGRDFQLALQNLPEYLAAESGLNIRELELRQFRRNALPQLDIVGSIGRLGIDQTLSDSLDQSLNDGETRYTIGAVFSFPFPNRSRSAEKVQAYLKRNQADLQLVQLEQSIRIQLDDAATQLEADWARIGAARKARELSEKSLEAEEKKLRAGTSSTFVVLRLQGDLAVAEIREINALTDYAISAARYNRVRGSILDVYSIQLDEEK, from the coding sequence ATGAATAGATATAATATTTCGATAATTACGGCATTCCTTGCCACGGCACCGTTGCTCAGTGCAGAGACCCTCCAGTTAACAATGGAGGAGGCGATCGCCCAAGCCCTTGAGCGCAATTTCGCGATCCGCGTCGAGCGCTTTGAGCCCGCTATTGCCCGACAGCAAAGCCGGGCCGCGAGTGGCATCTTCGACCCGGTAATTGAGTCGGAGTACTTTTATCAAGAGGAATCACTTGCCGGCTTTGACGCATCCGATGAGTCCGCCTCGGCCCGCTTCGGCGTGGGCTCGCTACTTCCATGGGGAATGGAATGGGAGGCGGCCATCGAGGCGAGTGATCGCTCAACTCCCTTTGATCCATTCACCGGGACGGTCAGTGATTCCGTCAGCTCCTTTGCTGGAATCACCGTCACACAGCCGATCTTACGGAATTTCGGATTGGACGGGACATATTCCACACTGCGGATTGCCAGGGAAGCGGCAAACGGCTCGTGGGAGGGTTTCAGGGCACGGGTCATGGACACTGTCGAATCAACGATTTCGGCCTACCAGACCATGTATTTTGCCCAGCAGAATCTTCGCATCGCGGAAAGGAACCGGGACCTCGCCCTTCAACTGCTTGAAGATAACCGGCGGCGGGTTGAAACCGGTGTTATGGCACCACTGGACATTGTACAAGCCGAGTCGGAGGCCGCCTTGCGGGAAGTTTCTGTAATCAGCTCGGAAGCTTTCCTTCAGCAGGCGGAGAATGCCCTCAAAGGTCTCGTCTGGGACAACCCCGCCACCATCCTAGAACTCGATCTGGAAATTGCCCCGCCGAAGGAACCCGATTTCTTCAAGCCCGAGCTTGGAAGGGATTTCCAGCTCGCGCTGCAAAACCTTCCCGAATACCTGGCTGCCGAATCGGGCCTCAACATTCGCGAGTTGGAACTGCGCCAATTTCGCAGGAATGCTCTTCCGCAACTGGACATTGTCGGTTCCATCGGACGTCTGGGTATCGACCAGACGCTGAGTGACAGCCTTGACCAGAGCCTGAACGACGGCGAAACGCGTTACACCATCGGGGCGGTCTTCAGTTTTCCTTTCCCAAACAGGTCCCGGTCGGCCGAAAAGGTCCAGGCCTACCTGAAACGAAACCAGGCGGATCTGCAATTGGTCCAACTGGAGCAATCCATCCGTATCCAACTGGATGACGCCGCCACCCAACTGGAAGCGGACTGGGCGCGTATCGGGGCGGCTCGCAAAGCGCGGGAATTATCCGAGAAGTCACTCGAGGCGGAGGAAAAAAAGCTCCGCGCCGGAACCTCCTCCACTTTCGTTGTGTTGCGACTCCAGGGAGACCTTGCGGTTGCTGAAATCCGCGAAATCAACGCCCTGACGGATTACGCCATCTCGGCAGCGCGATACAACCGTGTCCGGGGTAGCATCCTCGATGTCTACAGTATCCAGTTGGATGAGGAAAAATAG
- a CDS encoding ABC transporter permease has product MDYLIRSFKFGLRILVKSPAFTLIAVVALALGIGSVTTMFSVINGAIIRGLPFEEQEELMFVKRWDQERQPWNTGIPILDIQDIQREQKSFESLAAWFGGTVNVSLDNNPIRFTGSRISHNWLEILGVEPLIGRGFTAEEDKPGAAPVILLSYAVWQTHYSGDPSIVGKSASVNGALGTIIGVMPKKFQFPGRDEVWIALNPQIDWADVDRGDLSMSVMGRLKDGVSREQATAELTSFINRFAKEYPETHGEFVAASVDPVATELLGEQPIRMMWIMLAMGGFVLLIACANVANLLLARSTLRSKELAIRSSLGATRISIIGQLLVESILLSALGAFAGMLLALWATNTLQSYGEVMQLPFWITFNLDWRVLTIVTIVTLLSGLISGIVPALKASRVSVTDILKDDTRTGSSLRMGLFSKGLVVVQVAISSVLLILTVLMVRSVQNISNTDLHFDTEKVFTARMGLFDSAYPDPEDRYQFFTTLKRNLEARPEIQHTALYGRYRWTLIGVDWTRIKADGAEYEQPEDMPVVTTEYISPEYFETLGVELIEGREFTELDTPDNMPVAVINQALAEHLFPGENPIGKRITREPWPGERANMTPEEIDSIPWLTVVGVAPNMAAQGVGNTTGAEGRHFWRPMAPEYTATFMTIAARGPGNPMLLREIVRNEVIKLDPTLPIYADATPAKIVEEDTVTQRIIANIFKIFGLVAVFLASVGIYGIMSFSVNQRTMEFGIRSALGATGNSLLVLVMRSGLIQFTVGLVLGLTGAFFFSKLMQNFLFGVSPQDPVNYLLVAVVFTVVAVSACLMPARRAARVDPGQALRYE; this is encoded by the coding sequence ATCATCCGCGGGCTTCCATTTGAGGAACAAGAGGAATTAATGTTCGTGAAGCGCTGGGACCAGGAACGCCAACCATGGAACACCGGTATCCCGATACTGGACATTCAGGACATCCAGCGTGAACAGAAGAGCTTTGAATCATTGGCGGCCTGGTTTGGCGGCACCGTCAATGTCAGTTTGGACAATAATCCGATCCGTTTTACGGGATCCCGCATTTCCCATAATTGGCTCGAAATCCTTGGTGTGGAGCCATTGATCGGTCGCGGGTTCACCGCGGAAGAGGATAAGCCCGGAGCGGCCCCGGTCATACTCCTCAGCTATGCCGTGTGGCAAACTCACTACAGTGGAGATCCTTCCATTGTCGGTAAGAGCGCCAGCGTGAATGGTGCCCTTGGCACAATCATCGGGGTTATGCCGAAGAAATTCCAATTTCCCGGAAGGGACGAGGTCTGGATTGCCCTCAATCCGCAGATTGACTGGGCCGATGTCGACCGTGGTGACCTTTCCATGAGTGTCATGGGCCGCTTGAAGGACGGCGTCTCGCGTGAGCAGGCCACGGCGGAACTCACTTCCTTTATCAACCGCTTTGCCAAGGAATACCCGGAAACTCACGGAGAATTTGTCGCGGCCTCGGTCGATCCTGTGGCGACGGAGCTGCTGGGCGAGCAACCCATTCGCATGATGTGGATCATGCTCGCCATGGGAGGCTTTGTCCTGCTGATTGCCTGCGCAAACGTTGCCAACCTGCTTCTTGCCCGTTCCACGCTACGCAGTAAGGAACTGGCGATCCGAAGCTCCCTCGGGGCAACCCGGATCTCTATCATTGGCCAACTGCTGGTGGAAAGTATTCTCCTTTCCGCTCTTGGGGCGTTCGCCGGGATGCTTCTTGCCCTCTGGGCCACCAATACACTCCAGTCATATGGGGAGGTGATGCAGCTACCTTTCTGGATCACCTTTAACCTGGACTGGCGCGTGCTGACGATTGTCACGATTGTCACACTTCTATCCGGCCTCATCTCGGGAATTGTTCCGGCACTGAAGGCTTCGAGGGTGAGCGTGACGGACATCCTGAAGGACGACACCCGTACCGGGTCCTCCCTTCGCATGGGACTTTTCAGCAAGGGGCTGGTGGTCGTGCAGGTGGCGATTTCAAGCGTCCTCCTCATCCTCACTGTACTCATGGTGAGAAGTGTGCAGAATATCAGTAACACCGACCTGCACTTTGATACGGAAAAGGTCTTTACCGCACGAATGGGACTTTTCGACAGTGCATATCCTGACCCGGAAGACCGGTATCAGTTTTTCACGACACTCAAACGCAACCTTGAGGCCCGCCCGGAAATCCAGCATACGGCCCTTTACGGACGCTACCGCTGGACCCTGATCGGCGTCGACTGGACCCGCATCAAGGCAGATGGCGCCGAGTACGAACAACCGGAAGATATGCCCGTTGTGACCACGGAATATATCAGTCCGGAATATTTTGAAACGCTTGGAGTCGAATTGATCGAAGGGCGGGAATTCACGGAGTTGGACACGCCCGACAACATGCCGGTTGCGGTGATCAATCAGGCCCTCGCGGAACACCTTTTCCCGGGCGAAAACCCGATTGGCAAACGTATCACCCGCGAACCATGGCCGGGTGAACGGGCAAACATGACCCCCGAGGAGATTGATTCCATCCCATGGCTGACCGTGGTCGGGGTTGCCCCGAACATGGCCGCTCAGGGCGTTGGTAACACAACAGGTGCGGAGGGTCGCCACTTCTGGCGGCCAATGGCTCCGGAATACACCGCGACGTTCATGACCATCGCCGCACGGGGCCCCGGTAATCCGATGCTGCTGCGTGAGATTGTCCGGAACGAAGTTATTAAGTTGGACCCAACCCTTCCGATTTACGCTGATGCAACACCGGCAAAAATCGTCGAGGAGGATACGGTCACCCAACGCATCATTGCGAACATCTTCAAGATTTTCGGTCTGGTCGCCGTCTTCCTCGCCTCGGTCGGTATTTACGGGATCATGTCGTTCTCCGTGAACCAACGGACGATGGAATTCGGAATCCGTTCAGCACTTGGAGCGACCGGAAACAGCCTGCTTGTCCTCGTCATGCGCTCCGGCCTGATTCAGTTCACGGTCGGATTGGTTCTTGGACTCACGGGAGCCTTCTTCTTCTCGAAGTTGATGCAGAACTTCCTTTTCGGAGTTTCACCGCAGGATCCGGTCAATTACCTTCTGGTCGCGGTTGTCTTCACTGTTGTTGCTGTTTCTGCCTGCTTGATGCCAGCACGGCGGGCGGCACGCGTTGACCCGGGACAAGCCCTGCGCTACGAATAG
- a CDS encoding ABC transporter ATP-binding protein, which translates to MEPVIKIREMRKVYDLGSTQVVALAGLNIDVHKNEYLAIMGPSGSGKSTLMNMIGCLDTPSSGEYHLANEPVYEMNDDELALIRNREIGFIFQSFNLLPRTTILRNVELPLVYSGLPREVRVERARIALEKVGLAERINHQPNELSGGQRQRVAIARALVNEPSILLADEPTGNLDSKTGEEIMRLFEDLYQQGHTLLVVTHEDDIANHARRCVRLRDGVVESDEIIHEPELA; encoded by the coding sequence ATGGAACCGGTAATCAAGATCCGCGAGATGCGGAAAGTCTACGACCTTGGGAGCACACAGGTTGTGGCACTCGCTGGGCTGAATATTGATGTCCACAAGAATGAATACCTTGCCATCATGGGACCTTCCGGTAGCGGAAAATCCACTCTCATGAATATGATCGGTTGTCTCGATACGCCTTCAAGCGGTGAGTACCACCTCGCCAATGAGCCGGTTTATGAGATGAATGACGACGAGCTCGCCTTGATCAGGAATCGGGAGATCGGCTTTATTTTCCAGAGTTTCAACCTTCTCCCGCGGACAACGATCCTGCGTAATGTGGAGCTACCACTCGTATACTCCGGGTTGCCTCGGGAAGTGCGCGTTGAGCGGGCCAGAATAGCTCTTGAGAAAGTCGGGCTGGCAGAGCGGATCAACCACCAGCCAAACGAGCTGTCCGGCGGCCAGCGCCAGCGAGTCGCCATCGCCCGGGCCCTTGTCAACGAGCCGTCCATTCTCCTTGCCGACGAACCCACCGGTAATCTGGACTCGAAAACCGGGGAAGAAATCATGCGCCTCTTCGAGGATCTTTACCAGCAGGGTCATACACTTCTCGTGGTGACCCATGAGGACGATATCGCCAACCATGCCAGGCGCTGCGTACGACTGCGTGATGGGGTGGTTGAGTCAGATGAAATCATCCACGAACCGGAGCTTGCCTGA